One segment of Ziziphus jujuba cultivar Dongzao chromosome 12, ASM3175591v1 DNA contains the following:
- the LOC107429030 gene encoding protein RETARDED ROOT GROWTH, mitochondrial isoform X2 → MGRWRPASFLLHHITTAAKSLALNPSFSSKPLHLSNRSRPTYHFLSLRRFSALPSRVPVDTDEFDSEDPHSCQNYGFGVQEDEDTGKIPVKAYFLCTSINLKSMQADNITYVLPPTSRSSNYIALRYCDTRSETTGRGVKKKMNRCRYMVVFQYGSAVLFNIDDHEIDSYLEVVRRYASGLLPEMRKDDYAVKEKPLLVQDMQGGPDYIVLKTLDTDSIRIIGSVLGQSIALDYFVSQSKGPSFSMNSAVLKTLLVNSNPHEWTVLCEPCTHVKQYPVIKLFLWLKEKKCSHDYAI, encoded by the exons ATGGGCAGGTGGAGACCAGCTTCCTTTCTTCTCCACCACATAACCACTGCGGCCAAATCTCTTGCTCTAAACCCTTCTTTCTCTTCCAAGCCTCTCCATCTTTCAAATCGTTCAAGACCCACTTACCATTTCCTCAGTTTGAGACGTTTCTCTGCACTCCCATCTCGGGTCCCTGTTGATACCGATGAATTTGATTCTGAGGATCCGCATTCTTGTCAAAACTATGGATTTGGAGTCCAGGAAGATGAGGATACAGGAAAGATTCCTGTCAAAGCCTATTTTCTCTGCACCAG tataaatttaaaaagcatGCAAGCCGATAACATAACTTATGTACTTCCTCCTACGTCTCGCTCATCGAACTACATTGCCCTCAGATATTGCGATACACGTTCAGAAACTACT GGACGTGGAGTCAAGAAGAAAATGAACCGCTGCCGGTATATGGTTGTATTCCAGTATGGATCTGCTGTGCTTTTTAATATTGATGACCATGAAATTGATTCCTACTTAGAAGTAGTTAGAAGATATGCTTCTGGGTTGCTTCCGGAGATGAGGAAAGATG ATTATGCAGTAAAAGAGAAGCCATTATTGGTCCAAGATATGCAGGGAGGTCCAGACTACATTGTACTCAAAACCTTAGACACCGATAGTATCCGCATTATTGGAAGTGTGCTTGGCCAAAGTATTGCTTTAGATTATTTTGTTTCGCAG AGCAAGGGTCCAAGCTTCTCAATGAACAGTGCTGTCCTAAAAACACTGCTTGTGAACAGTAACCCGCATGAATGGACAGTCCTATGTGAACCCTGCACTCATGTGAAACAGTATCCAGTGATCAAATTGTTTCTTTggcttaaagaaaaaaaatgtagtcATGATTATGCAATCTAG
- the LOC107429031 gene encoding cell division topological specificity factor homolog, chloroplastic, whose protein sequence is MSTFGNLRVSATLGSYTTRTLRSSFPSSKVDFNHFFCGGSSTSEITTKWPYMVLDNRDMRRHARRISGITGDVEISPKSISEEAESFLLNAINMSFFERLNLAWKIIFPSPTFKRSSNARIAKQRLKMILFSDRCAVSDEAKQKIVKNIVHALSDFVEIESQDKVQLNVSTDTDLGTIYSITVPVRRVKPEYQDVDEVGAITNVEYKDTGESSGSVDVRFDFFIPDERNSGF, encoded by the exons ATGTCGACTTTTGGAAATCTGAGGGTCTCAGCGACACTGGGTTCTTATACCACTCGCACTCTCCGAAGTTCTTTTCCATCTTCAAAG GTAGACTTCAATCATTTCTTTTGTGGAGGATCAAGCACGTCTGAGATCACAACTAAATGGCCCTACATGGTACTTGATAACCGTGATATGCGCAGACATGCGAGGAGAATTTCTGGAATCACTGGAGACGTTGAAATCTCACCAAAGTCCATAAGTGAAGAAGCTGAGAGTTTTCTCCTTAATGCAATCAACATGAGCTTCTTTGAGCGCTTAAACTTGGCTTGGAAGATAATTTTCCCATCACCAACATTTAAGAGGAGCTCTAATGCGAGGATTGCTAAGCAGCGCTTGAAGATGATCCTTTTCTCTGATCGATGTGCGGTTAGTGATGAGGCCAAGCAGAAGATTGTTAAAAACATAGTGCATGCTCTATCAGATTTTGTTGAGATAGAATCCCAAGATAAAGTTCAGTTGAATGTCTCTACAGACACAGATCTCGGAACTATTTACTCTATCACCGTACCGGTAAGGCGGGTGAAGCCGGAATATCAAGATGTAGATGAAGTTGGAGCAATAACGAATGTCGAGTACAAAGATACTGGTGAAAGCTCTGGTTCTGTTGATGTCAGGTTTGATTTTTTCATTCCAGATGAAAGAAATAGTGGTTTCTAA
- the LOC132800141 gene encoding uncharacterized protein LOC132800141, with translation MKTVNQADVIKFIKEDIIHRFSISKTIIANRGMVFTGKAIETFIKEYEIKLTHLTPYFAQANSQAEATNKVLKGILEKMVDENPRNWHNLLYETLRAYWTSKRSGNKIKELDEVILAALDHRQIHKKAVARAYNKRMRFKNVNEGDSVWKVILPISSKDPKYGKWSFT, from the exons ATGAAAACTGTAAATCAGGCCGATGTGATCAAGTTTATCAAAGAAGATATAATCCACAGGTTCAGCATATCGAAAACTATTATTGCCAATCGCGGAATGGTGTTCACTGGTAAAGCGATTGAAACATTCATCAAAGAATATGAGATCAAGCTTACTCATTTAACCCCATATTTCGCTCAAGCTAATAGTCAGGCCGAGGCAACAAATAAAGTTTTGAAAggcattttagaaaaaatggTGGATGAAAATCCGAGAAATTGGCATAACTTGTTATATGAAACTTTACGGGCCTATTGGACTTCAAAGAGATCCGGCAATA AGATAAAAGAGTTGGATGAAGTGATATTGGCAGCACTGGATCATCGCCAAATACACAAGAAAGCTGTGGCAAGAGCTTATAACAAAAGAATGCGATTCAAGAACGTCAACGAAGGAGACTCGGTGTGGAAAGTAATCTTGCCAATTAGTTCCAAGGATCCAAAATATGGTAAATGGTCTTTTACTTGA
- the LOC107429032 gene encoding uncharacterized protein At5g01610, protein MEKALTKVSSLKVGIGSSWISKKAKEEFSNISEDINTFSNTVEEKAKWIFNKLKGKPVKGLPDLLREYNLPPGLFPHNITCYEFDETKAKLVVYLSSPCEVSFKDSSVIRYATRVKAILLRGKLTGIEGMKTKVLVWVKVTCVAVESSKSDKVWFTAGVKKSRPKDAYITPRDSVRVEEF, encoded by the exons ATGGAGAAAGCTCTAACAAAAGTGAGCAGCTTAAAAGTTGGGATTGGGAGCTCATGGATTTCAAAGAAAGCCAAGGAAGAGTTTTCTAACATTTCTGAGGACATCAAT ACTTTCTCAAATACTGTTGAGGAGAAGGCGAAGTGGATTTTCAACAAACTAAAAG GAAAGCCTGTGAAAGGCTTACCAGATCTCCTCCGTGAGTACAACTTACCTCCAGGCTTGTTTCCTCATAACATAACTTGTTATGAATTTGATGAAACAAAGGCTAAATTGGTAGTGTACTTATCCTCCCCTTGTGAGGTGAGCTTCAAGGATTCTTCGGTTATAAGGTATGCAACCAGGGTGAAAGCAATTCTACTGAGGGGAAAGCTTACCGGTATAGAGGGAATGAAGACAAAGGTCCTAGTATGGGTTAAGGTCACTTGTGTGGCAGTTGAAAGTTCCAAGTCCGATAAGGTGTGGTTTACTGCCGGTGTGAAGAAATCAAGGCCGAAGGATGCCTATATAACCCCCCGAGATTCTGTCAGGGTAGAAGAATTCTGA
- the LOC107429026 gene encoding chorismate mutase 3, chloroplastic codes for MEAKVFKALTPASSVHNTLTKSSRPTSNLFSKTTITAKPPYFLSKTSRKHCLHLQASSISPIRYAKRRVDESESLTLDSIRHSLIRQEDSIIRSLLERTQYCYNADTYDHGAFTVDWFEGSLVEFMVRETEKLHAQVGRYKSPDEHPFFPAFLPEPMLPPLQYPKVLHPCAESININNKVWSMYFRDLLPRLVKAGDDGNYGSAAVCDTLCLQMLSKRIHYGKFVAEAKFQAAPTQYEPAIIAQDRAQLMELLTYEAVEAAIKLRVEMKARTYGVEVRINQEEDVVNPVYKIKPHLIANLYGDWIMPLTKEVQVEYLLRRLD; via the exons ATGGAGGCCAAGGTGTTCAAAGCTTTAACGCCTGCCTCTTCGGTCCATAATACCTTGACAAAATCTTCAAGACCCACTTCCAATTTGTTTTCAAAGACCACCATTACAGCCAAGCCTCCATATTTTCTATCAAAGACTTCAAGAAAACACTGTCTCCATCTTCAAGCTTCTTCTATCTCTCCTATAag ATATGCGAAGCGAAGGGTGGATGAGAGTGAAAGCTTAACCCTAGATAGTATAAGACACTCATTAATTCGACAAGAGGATAGCATTATACGTAGCCTTTTGGAGAGAACTCAATATTGTTATAACGCAGACACATATGATCATGGTGCATTCACTGTGGATTGGTTTGAAGGGTCTTTAGTGGAGTTTATGGTCAGGGAAACTGAAAAGCTCCATGCCCAG GTGGGCAGATATAAGAGTCCAGATGAGCATCCTTTCTTCCCAGCATTCTTGCCTGAGCCTATGCTTCCTCCTTTGCAATACCCAAAG GTTTTGCATCCCTGTGCTGAATCAATTAATATAAACAACAAGGTCTGGAGTATGTATTTTAGAGATCTTCTTCCTAGATTAGTTAAAGCAGGAGATGATGGTAATTATGGATCAGCTGCTGTTTGTGACACACTATGTTTGCAG ATGCTCTCAAAGAGAATACATTATGGCAAATTTGTTGCAGAAGCAAAATTTCAAGCAGCTCCTACTCAATATGAACCTGCCATTATAGCTCAA gaCAGGGCACAGTTGATGGAGTTATTGACATATGAAGCAGTGGAAGCAGCAATCAAGCTGAGAGTAGAAATGAAGGCTAGAACATATGGTGTGGAAGTAAGGATCAATCAAGAGGAAGATGTAGTTAATCCTGTATATAAAATCAAGCCACATTTGATTGCCAATTTATATGGGGATTGGATCATGCCTCTAACCAAGGAAGTTCAAGTTGAATACCTATTAAGAAGATTGGATTAA
- the LOC107429029 gene encoding mitotic checkpoint protein BUB3.3, giving the protein MSKAPLQFANPFEDAISRIRFAPHSDNLLISSWDSSLRLYDVGSSVLRLEAHFEAALLDCCFQNESVAFTAGSDGSITRYDLHSAICDTIGNHDDIATCIGYSDETCQVITAGMDRKILSWDTRLVKNMCFAHLGSEVDSMSLSVFDMVIAIGASVHMYDLRKIERPFQSKKLDLGQIKCVGSYPYFKGFAVGSVDGRVAVDLSFPSDSDDIRYMFRCHPKSTDGRYHLEAVNDIAFNPLFTGAFVTGDKEGYVIAWDAQSRRKQFELPRFPNSVASLSFNQGGQLLAIASSYTYQEANEIEDLPLIFIHKIDDGNIRSVSSASSSRK; this is encoded by the exons ATGAGCAAAGCTCCTCTACAATTCGCAAACCCATTTGAAGATGCCATTTCCAGAATTCGGTTTGCTCCCCATTCGGACAaccttctcatctcttcttggGACTCT AGTCTTCGACTGTACGATGTAGGTAGCTCAGTGCTTAGATTGGAAGCTCATTTCGAAGCTGCGCTTTTGGATTGCTGTTTCCAGAATGAGTCCGTTGCTTTTACCGCTGGTTCTGACGGTTCCATTACAAG GTATGACTTGCATTCAGCAATTTGTGATACAATTGGAAATCATGATGATATTGCAACATGCATTGGATATTCTGATGAAACCT GTCAAGTAATTACTGCAGGTATGGACAGGAAGATATTGTCCTGGGACACACGATTGGTGAAAAATATGTGCTTTGCACACCTGGGATCAGAAGTGGATTCTATGTCACTCTCAGTATTTGATATGGTCATAGCAATTGGAGCATCAGTACACATGTATGACTTGCGTAAGATAGAAAGACCATTTCAgtcaaaaaaattagatttggGCCAGATAAAATGTGTCGGTTCATATCCTTATTTTAAAG GATTTGCAGTTGGCTCAGTAGATGGTCGAGTGGCAGTGGACCTTTCTTTTCCATCTGATTCAGATGACATAAg ATATATGTTTCGATGTCATCCAAAGTCCACAGATGGAAGATATCATCTAGAAGCAGTGAATGACATTGCATTTAACCCACT CTTCACTGGTGCATTCGTAACAGGTGATAAGGAGGGTTATGTTATTGCATGGGATGCTCAAAGCAGGAGAAAGCAATTTGAG TTGCCTAGATTCCCAAATAGTGTGGCATCCTTATCATTCAACCAAGGGGGTCAACTGCTGGCTATTGCATCAAGCTACACATACCAAGAGGCTAATGAAAT AGAAGATCTTCCTCTGATATTCATACATAAAATTGATGATGGCAACATCAGATCAGTCTCTTCTGCAAGTTCAAGCAGGAAATAA
- the LOC107429022 gene encoding uncharacterized protein LOC107429022 produces the protein MEYEEIKDHVNKMKAKWETYGCTIMCDGWTGPTRMSIINFMVYSKGSTVFLKSIDASNQTKDHKYIYEQLKKIILKVGKKTVVQIVTDNGSAFVKAGKKLMGDYNLYWTPCAAHCIDLMFEDIGKNENVAIVIKQARAITTYIYNHNWLLAKMCKTCKGDIIRSGLTRFATNYLALDSLVKKKAGLKQLFTSTDWTNHNYSASKEGQTVENIILNHTFWDQAHKMCQLFESLYKFLRIVDTEVYPTIGAMYELMGIVKEKLDKMHGAKWILKIINNRWDKTLKHPLHAAAYILQGCKERICRPTAIASRKEMSPVEWWIMYGDSAPTVKKLALKVLSQTASSSTYERNWSTLH, from the exons ATGGAGTATGAGGAGATAAAAGACCATGTAAACAAAATGAAAGCGAAGTGGGAAACCTATGGTTGTACAATCATGTGTGATGGATGGACAGGTCCCACCAGGAtgtctattattaatttcatggtTTACTCAAAAGGAAGCACAGTTTTTCTAAAATCTATTGATGCTTCAAATCAAACAAAGgatcataaatacatatatgagcaattgaagaaaataattctgAAAGTTGGGAAGAAAACTGTGGTACAAATTGTAACAGACAATGGCTCTGCATTTGTTAAAGCTGGGAAGAAATTAATGGGAGATTACAATTTGTACTGGACTCCATGTGCAGCACATTGCATTGATCTCATGTTTGAAGATATTGGGAAGAATGAgaatgtggctattgtgatcaAGCAAGCTAGAGCAATCACAACTTACATTTACAATCATAATTGGTTGCTAGCAAAAATGTGTAAAACTTGCAAAGGTGACATCATTCGTTCGGGACTTACACGATTTGCCACAAACTATCTTGCGCTTGATAGCTTGGTTAAAAAGAAAGCAGGACTTAAGCAACTATTCACATCTACTGATTGGACTAATCATAATTATAGTGCTTCAAAAGAAGGCCAAACAGTGGAAAATATAATACTTAATCATACTTTTTGGGATCAAGCACATAAGATGTGTCAATTATTTGAGtctttatataagtttttacgTATTGTTGACACCGAGGTTTATCCAACAATAGGAGCAATGTATGAGTTGATGGGAATTGTTAAAGAGAAACTTGACAAAATGCATGGTGCAAAGtggatattaaaaattatcaataataggtGGGATAAAACCTTAAAGCATCCATTACATGCAGCAG ctTACATACTTCAAGGATGCAAGGAAAGGATTTGCAGACCAACAGCAATTGCTTCTAGAAAAGAGATGTCTCCTG TTGAATGGTGGATCATGTATGGTGATAGTGCACCTACAGTAAAAAAATTGGCATTGAAAGTTTTGTCACAAACAGCATCATCCTCTACCTATGAAAGAAATTGGAGCACTTTGCACTAA
- the LOC107429030 gene encoding protein RETARDED ROOT GROWTH, mitochondrial isoform X1: MGRWRPASFLLHHITTAAKSLALNPSFSSKPLHLSNRSRPTYHFLSLRRFSALPSRVPVDTDEFDSEDPHSCQNYGFGVQEDEDTGKIPVKAYFLCTSINLKSMQADNITYVLPPTSRSSNYIALRYCDTRSETTGRGVKKKMNRCRYMVVFQYGSAVLFNIDDHEIDSYLEVVRRYASGLLPEMRKDDYAVKEKPLLVQDMQGGPDYIVLKTLDTDSIRIIGSVLGQSIALDYFVSQVDGMVEEFADINRGMEKTGTFTMDKKKLLQLVGKANSNLADVILKVGLFERSEIAWRDAKYAQIYEYLREEYEVAQRFGNLDFKLKFVEHNIHFLQEVLQNRKSDLLEWCVIGLLSIENVISVYEIVRDSTA; this comes from the exons ATGGGCAGGTGGAGACCAGCTTCCTTTCTTCTCCACCACATAACCACTGCGGCCAAATCTCTTGCTCTAAACCCTTCTTTCTCTTCCAAGCCTCTCCATCTTTCAAATCGTTCAAGACCCACTTACCATTTCCTCAGTTTGAGACGTTTCTCTGCACTCCCATCTCGGGTCCCTGTTGATACCGATGAATTTGATTCTGAGGATCCGCATTCTTGTCAAAACTATGGATTTGGAGTCCAGGAAGATGAGGATACAGGAAAGATTCCTGTCAAAGCCTATTTTCTCTGCACCAG tataaatttaaaaagcatGCAAGCCGATAACATAACTTATGTACTTCCTCCTACGTCTCGCTCATCGAACTACATTGCCCTCAGATATTGCGATACACGTTCAGAAACTACT GGACGTGGAGTCAAGAAGAAAATGAACCGCTGCCGGTATATGGTTGTATTCCAGTATGGATCTGCTGTGCTTTTTAATATTGATGACCATGAAATTGATTCCTACTTAGAAGTAGTTAGAAGATATGCTTCTGGGTTGCTTCCGGAGATGAGGAAAGATG ATTATGCAGTAAAAGAGAAGCCATTATTGGTCCAAGATATGCAGGGAGGTCCAGACTACATTGTACTCAAAACCTTAGACACCGATAGTATCCGCATTATTGGAAGTGTGCTTGGCCAAAGTATTGCTTTAGATTATTTTGTTTCGCAG GTTGATGGTATGGTTGAAGAGTTTGCAGATATAAATCGTGGAATGGAGAAAACTGGCACTTTCACCATGGATAAGAAGAAGCTTCTTCAGCTTGTTGGGAAGGCTAACTCAAACCTAGCTGATGTGATTCTCAAAGTTGGTCTTTTTGAGAG ATCAGAAATTGCTTGGAGAGATGCTAAATATGCTCAAATATATGAGTACCTTAGAGAGGAGTATGAGGTCGCACAACGCTTTGGAAACTTGGatttcaaactaaaatttgTAGAG CACAATATTCATTTCCTCCAAGAGGTCCTGCAAAACAGGAAGTCAGATCTCTTGGAATGGTGTGTCATTGGCCTGTTGAGCATTGAGAATGTCATATCAGTATACGAGATTGTTCGCGACTCAACTGCATAA